A stretch of Sinimarinibacterium sp. NLF-5-8 DNA encodes these proteins:
- a CDS encoding DEAD/DEAH box helicase, producing MSTPTPASSDDATPSFADLGLPPAILGALTDLGYETPSPIQAQTIPHLLAQRDVLGQAQTGTGKTAAFALPLLAHIDIARAQPQALILAPTRELAIQVAEAVQSYATHLSGLRVLPIYGGQSYHPQLAALRRGVHVVVGTPGRVIDHLERSSLSLDALHTLVLDEADEMLRMGFIDDVETILQKTPAEKQVALFSATMPQQIRRIAQTYLREPAEVTIAAKTRTATTVNQRCLVLPVHAKLDALTRILEVEPFDAMIIFARTKLATEELAEKLSARGFSAAALNGDIAQQQRERTVNKLKDGGLDIIVATDVAARGLDVERISHVLNYDVPTDPESYVHRIGRTGRAGRSGEAILFISPRERRLLSMIERTTRKHIEQMELPTEADVQSKRDARFSARVTEVLAQPTKLTAPRRIINQLVQSASLEDIAAALVVLAQQTTGNSAHAAEPIQHSRAASEARQAHPARNERPFERSARTERSERPERFERSERPERARAPGESLKNVFLEQAPRLPFERSPTPSGSHDERPAARTRRARSNAAEGMETYRIEVGFDHGVQPKNIVGAIANEAGLDSQFIGHIDIHGDHSFIDLPEGMPKAIFTHLKKVWVSGHKLNISKTSGGDEGQGFAASPSRPRAPSGGDFKPVGKPRKSSIGAADKGKPRR from the coding sequence ATGTCTACTCCCACCCCTGCGTCCAGCGACGACGCGACCCCGTCCTTTGCCGATCTGGGCTTGCCGCCCGCGATTCTGGGCGCACTGACCGATCTGGGTTACGAAACTCCCTCCCCGATCCAGGCACAGACCATTCCACACTTGTTGGCACAGCGCGATGTGCTCGGCCAGGCACAGACCGGCACCGGCAAAACCGCCGCCTTTGCCCTGCCGCTGCTCGCCCACATCGACATTGCGCGCGCGCAGCCACAGGCGCTGATTCTGGCGCCCACGCGCGAGCTGGCGATCCAGGTCGCCGAAGCCGTACAGAGCTACGCCACCCACCTGTCCGGCCTGCGTGTGTTGCCGATTTACGGCGGCCAAAGCTACCACCCGCAACTGGCGGCGCTGCGCCGCGGCGTGCATGTGGTGGTCGGAACACCGGGGCGCGTCATCGACCATCTGGAACGCAGCAGTCTCAGCCTCGACGCGCTGCACACGCTGGTGCTGGACGAGGCCGACGAAATGCTGCGCATGGGCTTCATCGACGATGTTGAAACCATCCTGCAAAAAACCCCTGCCGAAAAGCAGGTGGCGCTGTTCAGCGCAACCATGCCGCAGCAAATCCGCCGCATCGCCCAGACCTATCTGCGCGAACCGGCCGAGGTCACCATCGCCGCCAAAACCCGTACCGCCACCACCGTCAACCAGCGCTGTCTGGTGCTGCCGGTGCACGCCAAGCTCGACGCCCTGACGCGGATTCTTGAAGTCGAACCGTTCGATGCGATGATCATTTTCGCGCGCACCAAACTCGCCACCGAAGAACTCGCCGAAAAACTCAGCGCGCGCGGATTTTCCGCTGCCGCCCTCAACGGCGACATTGCCCAGCAGCAGCGCGAGCGTACCGTCAACAAACTCAAGGATGGCGGGCTGGACATCATCGTCGCCACCGACGTCGCCGCGCGCGGGCTGGACGTGGAACGCATCAGCCACGTCCTCAATTACGACGTGCCAACCGACCCGGAAAGCTACGTTCACCGCATTGGCCGCACCGGACGCGCCGGTCGCAGCGGCGAGGCCATCCTGTTCATCTCCCCGCGCGAACGCCGCCTGCTGTCGATGATCGAACGCACCACGCGCAAACACATCGAACAAATGGAGCTGCCGACCGAGGCCGATGTGCAGTCCAAGCGCGACGCCAGGTTCAGCGCGCGCGTCACCGAAGTTCTGGCGCAGCCCACCAAGCTGACAGCGCCGCGCCGCATCATCAACCAGCTCGTGCAAAGCGCCTCGCTGGAAGACATCGCCGCCGCACTCGTTGTTCTGGCACAGCAGACCACGGGCAACAGCGCACACGCCGCCGAACCGATTCAGCACAGCCGCGCAGCCAGCGAAGCGCGGCAGGCACACCCCGCGCGCAATGAGCGCCCTTTTGAGCGCTCAGCGCGCACCGAGCGCAGCGAACGTCCCGAACGGTTCGAACGATCGGAGCGCCCGGAACGCGCGCGCGCGCCGGGCGAATCTCTCAAGAATGTCTTTCTGGAACAGGCGCCGCGTCTGCCGTTTGAACGCAGCCCGACGCCCTCCGGCAGCCACGATGAGCGACCCGCCGCGCGCACCAGGCGCGCGCGCAGCAATGCGGCTGAAGGCATGGAGACTTATCGGATCGAAGTCGGCTTTGATCACGGCGTACAGCCCAAAAACATCGTCGGCGCCATTGCCAATGAAGCCGGGCTCGACAGCCAGTTCATAGGCCATATCGACATCCACGGCGATCACAGCTTCATTGATCTGCCTGAAGGCATGCCCAAAGCCATTTTCACCCACCTCAAAAAAGTCTGGGTCTCCGGCCACAAGCTCAACATCAGCAAAACCAGCGGCGGCGATGAGGGGCAGGGTTTTGCCGCATCCCCATCCAGGCCGCGCGCGCCTTCAGGCGGTGATTTCAAACCCGTCGGCAAACCGCGCAAAAGCAGCATTGGCGCAGCCGACAAAGGCAAACCCCGCCGTTGA
- a CDS encoding SCO family protein, with protein sequence MSTAATDTEAAARAAASVWRTTLATLLVIIGGSAALWLSTDGLQAFTLESARRFDALHDPQPLPARVLQWADHPPQTLQQRHAPLLLVDFIYTRCTTYCSAMGAVYAQLQRALAEEIAHGQIELLSISFDPADTLQDLSDYRARFSRNPQGWGVGKPMHANELAPWLRAFGVVVIADGRGEFVHNAAIHFVDAQRRLIAIEDFDNIAAVIDRARQIITAPAARVP encoded by the coding sequence ATGAGCACCGCCGCCACCGACACTGAAGCTGCCGCGCGCGCGGCAGCTTCAGTGTGGCGCACCACCCTGGCCACGCTGCTCGTCATCATCGGCGGCAGCGCGGCGCTGTGGCTGAGCACCGATGGCCTGCAAGCGTTCACGCTGGAATCGGCACGCCGATTCGATGCCTTGCATGACCCGCAACCGCTGCCCGCGCGCGTACTGCAATGGGCCGATCACCCCCCGCAAACCTTGCAACAGCGGCACGCCCCGCTGCTGCTGGTGGACTTCATCTACACCCGCTGCACCACCTACTGCTCGGCGATGGGCGCGGTTTATGCCCAGCTCCAGCGAGCACTGGCCGAGGAGATTGCCCACGGGCAGATCGAGCTGCTGTCGATCAGTTTTGACCCCGCCGACACCCTGCAAGACCTCAGCGACTATCGCGCGCGCTTCAGTCGCAATCCACAAGGCTGGGGGGTTGGCAAGCCAATGCACGCAAACGAGCTGGCGCCCTGGCTGCGCGCCTTTGGCGTCGTCGTCATTGCCGACGGTCGCGGCGAGTTTGTACACAACGCCGCCATCCATTTTGTCGATGCCCAGCGCCGCCTGATCGCAATCGAGGACTTTGACAATATTGCCGCCGTCATTGACCGCGCGCGCCAGATCATCACCGCACCGGCGGCGCGCGTGCCATGA
- a CDS encoding cbb3-type cytochrome c oxidase subunit I — MTEITQSVSPVTGSAKLAFQLYTLIGLAVFLLMMIVGGLLRASQGTYIGLPSDAFYQLMTLHGAGMVGTAGLAGTAVMWYFLRRYVALSTGVFLAMLLLSLVGVVLIIGGIWLGRYAGAWTFLYPLPAKSMGLWSVHGAAAFCTGLILIGVGFLLFYLDCAIAIIRRYGSLAKGLALDQLFGRAPLDSHHPAAVIAGSMVIIVQTVGILAGAVVLIMTLINLYFPSISFDALLMKNLIYFFGHVFINASIYMAVIGVYEILPHYTGRAWKVNKPFIAAWLAVTFLVMAVYPHHLLMDFVLPKWLAVLGQILSYASGIPVLLVTAYGGLMNIHKSQIKWDLPARLLVLSLFGWGAGVVPAILDAMLKVNLYMHNTLWVPGHFHFYLLVGLLPMLMGTLFYAVTRSQWRETLLDKLAFWVYGLSAITFCMMFLASGHSSVPRRFAAHDAAWVSLSQIAAVTACVLIAATAVLGVRLILRLPKADLTA, encoded by the coding sequence ATGACCGAAATAACCCAAAGTGTCAGCCCGGTAACGGGTTCGGCCAAACTGGCTTTTCAGCTGTATACGCTGATCGGGCTCGCGGTATTTTTATTGATGATGATCGTCGGCGGGCTGCTGCGCGCCAGCCAGGGCACTTATATCGGCCTGCCCTCGGATGCGTTTTATCAGCTGATGACGCTGCACGGCGCGGGCATGGTCGGCACCGCCGGACTGGCCGGAACCGCAGTGATGTGGTACTTCCTGCGCCGTTATGTGGCGCTTTCAACCGGCGTTTTTTTGGCGATGCTGCTGCTGTCGCTGGTCGGTGTGGTGCTGATCATCGGCGGCATATGGCTGGGGCGCTATGCCGGTGCCTGGACGTTTTTATACCCGCTGCCGGCCAAAAGCATGGGTCTGTGGAGCGTGCATGGTGCCGCAGCGTTCTGCACCGGCCTGATCCTGATCGGCGTGGGCTTTTTGCTGTTTTATCTGGACTGCGCGATTGCCATCATTCGCCGCTACGGCAGTCTGGCCAAGGGTCTGGCACTGGATCAGCTGTTCGGGCGCGCGCCGCTGGACAGCCATCACCCTGCGGCGGTGATCGCCGGCAGCATGGTCATCATCGTGCAAACGGTGGGCATCCTCGCCGGGGCGGTGGTGCTGATCATGACCTTGATCAACCTGTACTTTCCCAGCATCAGCTTTGATGCGCTGCTGATGAAAAACCTGATTTATTTCTTTGGTCACGTTTTCATCAATGCCTCCATCTACATGGCGGTGATCGGCGTTTATGAGATTTTGCCGCACTACACCGGCCGTGCGTGGAAGGTCAACAAACCCTTTATCGCCGCATGGCTGGCGGTGACCTTTCTGGTGATGGCGGTATACCCGCACCATTTGCTGATGGACTTCGTCCTGCCCAAATGGCTGGCCGTGCTGGGACAGATCCTGTCGTATGCCAGTGGCATTCCGGTGTTGCTGGTCACCGCCTATGGCGGCCTGATGAACATCCACAAGTCGCAAATCAAATGGGACTTGCCGGCGCGCTTGCTGGTGCTGTCACTGTTTGGCTGGGGCGCCGGGGTGGTTCCGGCGATTCTGGATGCCATGCTCAAGGTCAATCTGTACATGCACAACACCCTGTGGGTGCCGGGGCATTTTCACTTTTACCTGCTGGTCGGCTTGCTGCCGATGCTGATGGGCACGCTGTTTTATGCCGTCACCCGCAGCCAGTGGCGTGAAACGCTGCTGGACAAGCTCGCATTCTGGGTTTACGGCCTGTCGGCAATCACCTTCTGCATGATGTTTCTGGCCAGCGGTCACAGCAGTGTGCCGCGTCGCTTTGCCGCACACGATGCGGCGTGGGTGAGCCTGTCGCAGATTGCCGCAGTGACCGCATGCGTGCTGATTGCCGCCACCGCCGTGCTCGGCGTGCGGCTGATCCTGCGGCTGCCCAAGGCTGATTTGACCGCATGA
- a CDS encoding cytochrome C oxidase subunit II, with translation MQDLVWMTTLALMGLIGVIFLTISAGASRGGGDVATMTTTAYAWRTRLFWAVLLFGIGLSFATLWKWPIAGHANPSPTPDRIIKATGHQWYWTLDQNTVKAGELVEFQLHTEDVSHGFGVYRNSTHLIGQTQAMPGYVNKLQLRFDEPGEYQVLCMEYCGIGHHIMRATIHVSE, from the coding sequence ATGCAAGACCTTGTCTGGATGACCACGCTGGCCCTGATGGGCCTGATCGGTGTGATTTTTTTGACCATCAGCGCCGGCGCTTCACGCGGCGGCGGCGATGTGGCAACCATGACCACAACCGCCTATGCCTGGCGCACGCGACTGTTTTGGGCGGTGTTGCTGTTTGGCATCGGCCTGTCGTTTGCAACGCTATGGAAATGGCCGATTGCCGGTCATGCCAACCCCTCACCGACACCGGATCGGATCATCAAGGCCACCGGCCATCAATGGTACTGGACGCTCGACCAAAACACCGTCAAGGCCGGGGAGCTGGTCGAGTTTCAACTGCATACCGAGGATGTCAGCCACGGCTTTGGCGTGTACCGCAACAGCACTCATCTGATTGGCCAGACCCAGGCGATGCCGGGCTACGTCAACAAGCTGCAACTGCGGTTTGATGAGCCGGGCGAATATCAGGTGCTGTGCATGGAGTACTGCGGCATTGGCCACCACATCATGCGCGCGACGATTCACGTCAGCGAATGA
- a CDS encoding alpha/beta fold hydrolase yields MSVSFHDQSLLLGGESLFVRRWQPHTVHGTAIVLLHDSLGSVEQWRDFPAQLAEHTARPVIAYDRWGFGRSAPRNDTLAPDFIAQEGQIWIPRLTRALQLQAYVLFGHSVGGSMALHAAALASRACVGVVTESSQPYIEAKTREGIMQAKQAFADPAQFARLEKWHGARARWVLDAWTETWLSPAFRDWNLTPWLHQVHCPVLALHGDSDEFGSTAFADHIAEQVSGAARAVILEHCGHVPHRQYPQQVLAHVQAFFAASQVP; encoded by the coding sequence ATGAGCGTCTCTTTCCACGACCAGTCCCTTTTACTCGGCGGCGAATCCTTGTTCGTTCGCCGATGGCAGCCGCACACCGTCCACGGCACAGCGATTGTTTTACTGCATGACTCGCTGGGCAGTGTTGAACAGTGGCGTGATTTCCCGGCGCAGCTGGCCGAGCACACCGCACGCCCGGTGATCGCTTACGATCGCTGGGGATTTGGGCGCTCGGCGCCACGCAATGACACGCTTGCGCCGGATTTCATTGCGCAAGAAGGCCAAATCTGGATTCCCCGGCTCACGCGCGCACTGCAATTGCAGGCTTATGTCCTGTTCGGCCACAGCGTCGGCGGCAGCATGGCACTGCACGCCGCAGCGCTGGCCAGCCGTGCTTGTGTGGGCGTGGTGACCGAGTCGTCCCAGCCCTACATCGAAGCCAAGACGCGGGAAGGGATCATGCAAGCCAAACAAGCCTTTGCCGATCCCGCACAGTTTGCCCGGCTCGAAAAATGGCACGGCGCGCGCGCACGCTGGGTGCTGGATGCGTGGACCGAAACCTGGCTCAGTCCCGCGTTCCGGGACTGGAACCTGACGCCCTGGCTGCATCAGGTGCATTGCCCGGTGCTGGCGCTGCATGGCGACAGCGATGAATTTGGCTCGACTGCGTTTGCCGATCACATTGCAGAACAGGTCAGCGGCGCGGCGCGCGCAGTGATCCTCGAACACTGCGGCCATGTCCCCCATCGCCAATATCCGCAGCAAGTGCTCGCGCACGTCCAGGCATTTTTCGCCGCATCTCAAGTGCCGTAA
- a CDS encoding sulfite exporter TauE/SafE family protein: protein MDSAQLLTSGGLGAIVGLILALSGAGGGILAVPLLIFGLGLTMTEAAPVGLIAVGMAAALGAILGLREGIVRYRAAMLVSTFGIASAPLGLWLAHRLPDTPLMMAFAAVLVYVAQRMFRRARAEQKNGAPLPREMPMPCVINPREGRFQWTLPCAQMMSGTGLLSGVLSGLLGVGGGFVIVPALTRATDLDMRSIIATSLAVIALVSVGTVASASVAGVVRWDIGLPFGVGAIIGLLAGRRIARALSGPHLQQIFAVIALAAALSLLTRGARALLGA, encoded by the coding sequence TTGGATAGTGCACAGCTGCTGACCAGCGGCGGCCTTGGCGCCATCGTTGGCCTGATCCTGGCGCTTTCCGGCGCCGGCGGCGGCATCCTCGCGGTGCCGCTGCTGATCTTTGGCCTGGGGCTCACCATGACCGAGGCCGCGCCGGTCGGCCTGATCGCCGTCGGCATGGCCGCAGCGCTGGGCGCAATCCTGGGCTTGCGCGAAGGCATCGTTCGCTACCGCGCGGCGATGCTGGTCTCCACCTTTGGCATCGCCAGCGCACCGCTGGGGCTGTGGCTGGCACACCGGCTGCCCGATACGCCGCTGATGATGGCGTTTGCAGCCGTGCTGGTTTATGTGGCGCAACGCATGTTCCGGCGCGCGCGCGCGGAACAGAAAAACGGCGCGCCACTGCCACGCGAAATGCCGATGCCCTGCGTCATCAATCCCAGAGAAGGCCGCTTCCAATGGACACTGCCTTGCGCCCAGATGATGTCGGGCACGGGATTGCTCTCCGGGGTGCTCTCCGGACTTCTCGGCGTGGGCGGCGGCTTTGTCATCGTCCCGGCGCTGACGCGCGCCACCGATCTGGACATGCGCAGCATCATCGCCACCTCGCTGGCCGTGATTGCGCTGGTGTCCGTGGGCACCGTAGCCAGTGCCAGCGTTGCCGGTGTGGTGCGCTGGGATATCGGCCTGCCATTTGGCGTTGGCGCAATCATCGGCCTGCTGGCCGGGCGCCGCATCGCGCGCGCGCTGTCCGGCCCGCATTTGCAGCAGATCTTTGCCGTCATCGCCCTGGCTGCGGCGCTGTCGCTGCTGACACGCGGCGCGCGCGCGCTGCTGGGCGCTTGA
- a CDS encoding bifunctional protein tyrosine phosphatase family protein/NAD(P)/FAD-dependent oxidoreductase — protein sequence MQVRTLTPQLAVAPQISVDDVAALAAQGYRTLICNRPDGETDDQPPHGEIAAAATAAGMTLHYLPVAGGNFDDATIEKYAEVLKGTAEPVLAYCRSGTRSAMLWALGQAGQQPAEQILATAQQAGYDLSACAPRLAAAAPVVQAAPDAGKPASVPGAEKPARIAAQRYQIVVVGAGAAGISVAASLLKRDASLNIAIVDPAIVNYYQPGWTMVGGGIFTPEQTKRPMAQLIPNGVQWVQTAVASFEPEQNQITLEDGRVLGYDQLIVCPGLKIKWDAIPGVAETLGRNGVTSNYRYDLAPYTWQLVQQTKSGTALFTQPPMPIKCPGAPQKAAYLSCDHWLRSGVLASIKPQFHNAGAALFGVTEYVPALMDYVQKYGIDLQLGSNLVKVDGDNRIATFARKDADGNDITTDIQFDMLHVVPPQGAPDCLVGSPIANAGGFVDVDQHTLQHVRYPNIHSLGDASGAPNSKTAAAARKQAPIVANNVLVALGRQSRKARYDGYGACPLTVERGKVVLAEFIYGGKVAPTLPTWLVDGLHATRAAWQLKAHVMPALYWHGMLKGREIMVSPKLEG from the coding sequence ATGCAAGTTCGTACCCTCACCCCGCAACTCGCAGTTGCGCCCCAGATCTCGGTCGATGACGTTGCCGCATTGGCGGCGCAAGGCTACCGCACGCTCATCTGCAATCGCCCCGACGGCGAAACCGACGATCAGCCCCCCCATGGCGAAATCGCCGCCGCCGCCACCGCCGCAGGCATGACGCTGCATTACCTGCCGGTGGCCGGCGGCAACTTTGACGATGCCACGATCGAAAAATATGCCGAAGTGCTCAAAGGCACCGCCGAGCCGGTACTGGCGTACTGCCGCAGCGGCACCCGCTCGGCAATGCTGTGGGCACTCGGTCAGGCCGGGCAACAGCCCGCCGAACAAATCCTGGCCACCGCCCAGCAAGCCGGTTACGACCTCTCCGCCTGCGCGCCACGCCTGGCGGCGGCGGCGCCAGTGGTGCAAGCCGCGCCCGACGCCGGAAAGCCCGCGTCCGTGCCAGGCGCTGAAAAACCGGCGCGCATCGCGGCACAGCGTTATCAGATCGTTGTCGTCGGCGCTGGCGCCGCTGGCATCTCCGTGGCCGCCAGCCTGCTCAAGCGCGACGCCTCCCTGAACATCGCCATCGTCGATCCCGCCATCGTCAACTATTACCAGCCCGGCTGGACGATGGTCGGCGGCGGCATTTTCACCCCTGAGCAAACCAAACGGCCGATGGCGCAGCTGATCCCCAACGGCGTGCAGTGGGTGCAAACCGCAGTGGCCTCGTTCGAGCCAGAACAAAACCAGATCACGCTCGAAGATGGGCGCGTGCTGGGCTATGACCAGCTCATCGTCTGCCCCGGCCTCAAGATCAAATGGGACGCCATCCCCGGTGTCGCCGAAACCCTGGGACGCAACGGCGTCACCTCCAACTACCGCTACGACCTTGCGCCGTACACTTGGCAGCTGGTGCAGCAGACCAAAAGCGGCACCGCGCTGTTCACCCAGCCACCGATGCCGATCAAGTGCCCCGGCGCACCGCAGAAAGCCGCGTACCTGTCCTGCGACCACTGGCTGCGCAGCGGCGTGCTTGCCAGCATCAAGCCGCAGTTTCACAACGCCGGGGCGGCGCTGTTCGGCGTCACCGAATACGTTCCGGCACTGATGGACTATGTGCAGAAATACGGTATTGATTTGCAGCTCGGCAGCAACCTGGTCAAGGTCGATGGCGACAACCGCATCGCCACCTTTGCCCGCAAAGACGCCGACGGCAACGACATCACCACCGACATCCAGTTCGACATGCTCCACGTCGTGCCGCCGCAGGGTGCGCCGGATTGTCTGGTGGGCAGCCCGATTGCCAATGCCGGCGGTTTTGTCGACGTCGATCAGCACACGCTGCAACACGTCCGCTATCCCAACATTCACAGCCTCGGCGATGCCTCCGGCGCACCCAACTCCAAAACCGCTGCCGCCGCGCGCAAGCAAGCGCCGATCGTGGCCAACAACGTCCTCGTCGCTCTGGGTCGGCAAAGCCGCAAGGCCCGCTACGATGGCTACGGCGCCTGCCCGCTGACCGTGGAACGCGGCAAGGTGGTGCTGGCCGAGTTCATCTATGGCGGCAAGGTTGCGCCAACCCTGCCGACATGGCTGGTCGATGGCCTGCATGCCACCCGCGCGGCCTGGCAGCTCAAAGCCCACGTCATGCCGGCGCTGTATTGGCACGGCATGCTCAAAGGCCGCGAGATCATGGTCAGCCCCAAACTGGAAGGCTGA
- a CDS encoding MBL fold metallo-hydrolase — MQQNPLIQTYGSLQIEAFFDEPTSTLSYLVLDQSTLRCALVDSVLDYDPKSGRTQTTSAQKLVARVKELGATVEWLLETHVHADHLSAAGWLHDHVGGKLAIGDHITQVQDVFGKLFNAGSGFAHDGRQFDALFADGQTFTIGSLTARAMHTPGHTPACMTYVIEHAGHTVAFVGDTLFMPDYGTARCDFPGGDAATLYRSINKVLSLPSDAVLYLCHDYQPGGRQMQYHCTVAEQRAGNIHVHDGISEQAFVQMRTQRDATLAMPVLILPSVQVNMRAGHLPDPEDNGTRYLKIPLNVL, encoded by the coding sequence ATGCAGCAGAACCCCCTCATCCAGACCTACGGCAGCTTACAGATCGAAGCTTTCTTTGATGAGCCCACATCAACCCTGAGCTACCTCGTGCTCGACCAATCCACCCTGCGCTGCGCGCTGGTGGACAGCGTGCTCGATTACGACCCCAAGTCGGGGCGCACGCAGACCACTTCAGCCCAAAAGCTGGTTGCACGCGTCAAGGAATTGGGGGCAACGGTGGAATGGCTGCTGGAAACCCATGTGCACGCCGATCACCTGTCGGCCGCCGGCTGGCTGCACGATCATGTGGGCGGCAAGCTGGCCATCGGCGATCACATCACGCAAGTACAGGACGTGTTCGGCAAATTGTTCAACGCCGGCAGCGGTTTTGCCCACGATGGCCGCCAGTTTGATGCGCTGTTTGCCGACGGCCAGACCTTTACCATCGGCTCACTGACCGCGCGCGCGATGCACACCCCCGGCCATACGCCGGCCTGCATGACCTATGTAATCGAACACGCAGGACATACCGTGGCATTTGTTGGCGACACCCTGTTCATGCCCGACTACGGCACCGCGCGCTGTGATTTTCCCGGCGGCGACGCGGCAACGCTGTACCGTTCCATCAACAAGGTCTTGAGCTTGCCCAGTGATGCGGTGCTGTACCTGTGTCACGACTACCAGCCCGGCGGGCGTCAGATGCAATACCACTGCACGGTGGCCGAGCAGCGCGCGGGCAACATTCATGTGCATGACGGCATCAGTGAACAGGCTTTTGTGCAAATGCGCACGCAACGCGACGCCACTTTGGCCATGCCGGTGCTGATTTTGCCGTCGGTGCAGGTCAATATGCGCGCAGGCCACCTGCCCGATCCGGAAGACAACGGCACCCGCTACCTGAAGATTCCGCTCAACGTGCTGTAA
- a CDS encoding sigma-54-dependent Fis family transcriptional regulator, which produces MTLEALPLAQVQALISYLEHERQPSIVLDLEYNILAANTAYRRQFGAADKPYLGRKCYQVSHHYAVPCDQAGEHCPMRAARASHAAERVLHIHHTPRGREHVDVELRPILDQQDRIIGYVEHLKPVDVASVQPRGDGLVGQSPAFNQVLAALQRAAPAQIPVLLQGESGTGKELFARALHKSSARAGGPLVVVDCTGLTDNLFESELFGYEKGAFTGATQRKAGLAETAHGGTLFLDEIGDVPLAMQVKLLRLIESGTFRRVGGLETLRADFRLVCATHKPLREMVESGTFREDLYYRISAFPIRLPALRERREDLPLLIKTLLERLAGHAAPRVDHDALALLLRYDYPGNVRELRNILERARLFADDGWIRAAHLPDALQQTLQAAPARAGARLDAEALTRLVATFSGTRAQLAAQLGISERTLYRRLRAQNPG; this is translated from the coding sequence ATGACCCTCGAAGCCCTGCCGCTGGCACAAGTCCAGGCGCTGATCTCGTATCTGGAACATGAGCGCCAGCCCAGCATCGTGCTGGATCTGGAGTACAACATTCTTGCAGCCAACACCGCGTACCGGCGCCAGTTCGGGGCGGCAGACAAGCCCTATCTGGGGCGCAAGTGTTACCAGGTTTCGCATCACTACGCCGTGCCTTGCGATCAGGCCGGAGAGCATTGCCCGATGCGTGCCGCGCGCGCATCGCATGCGGCGGAGCGCGTGCTGCATATTCACCACACCCCGCGCGGGCGTGAGCATGTCGATGTGGAGTTGCGGCCCATTCTCGATCAGCAGGATCGGATCATTGGCTACGTCGAGCATCTCAAGCCGGTGGATGTGGCCTCGGTACAGCCGCGTGGGGATGGGCTGGTGGGGCAATCGCCTGCGTTCAATCAGGTCTTGGCGGCGCTGCAGCGGGCGGCACCGGCGCAGATCCCGGTGTTGCTGCAAGGCGAGTCCGGCACCGGCAAGGAGCTGTTTGCGCGCGCCCTGCACAAAAGCAGCGCCCGCGCCGGTGGCCCGCTGGTGGTGGTGGACTGCACCGGACTCACCGACAACCTGTTTGAAAGTGAGCTGTTCGGTTACGAAAAAGGTGCCTTTACCGGCGCCACCCAGCGCAAGGCCGGGCTGGCCGAAACCGCACACGGCGGCACCCTGTTTCTGGATGAGATCGGCGATGTTCCGCTGGCGATGCAGGTCAAGCTGCTGCGCCTGATCGAGTCCGGCACCTTCCGCCGTGTTGGCGGACTGGAAACGCTGCGCGCGGATTTTCGGCTGGTTTGCGCAACCCACAAGCCACTGCGGGAAATGGTCGAAAGCGGAACGTTCCGCGAGGATCTGTACTACCGCATCAGTGCGTTTCCGATCCGTCTGCCCGCCCTGCGCGAGCGGCGCGAGGATTTGCCGCTGCTGATCAAGACCTTGCTGGAGCGGCTGGCCGGCCATGCTGCGCCGCGTGTCGATCATGATGCGCTGGCATTGCTGCTGCGGTATGACTATCCGGGCAACGTGCGGGAACTGCGCAATATTCTGGAGCGCGCGCGCCTGTTTGCCGACGATGGCTGGATTCGCGCAGCACATTTGCCAGATGCGCTGCAGCAAACCTTGCAGGCCGCACCCGCGCGCGCAGGGGCCCGGCTCGATGCCGAGGCGCTGACCCGGCTGGTGGCGACATTTTCCGGAACTCGCGCGCAGCTGGCAGCGCAGCTGGGCATCAGTGAGCGCACGCTATATCGGCGGTTGCGCGCGCAAAATCCGGGGTGA
- the cydP gene encoding cytochrome oxidase putative small subunit CydP, which translates to MNPIMDASANRRLIREISIALLFKLCALLVLWWVFIADYRVPVDAAVAGAAMLGEASVSTPDPGSAQ; encoded by the coding sequence ATGAACCCCATCATGGATGCCTCTGCCAACCGCCGCCTGATCCGTGAAATCAGCATTGCCCTGCTGTTCAAGCTGTGTGCCTTGCTGGTGCTGTGGTGGGTTTTTATTGCCGATTATCGCGTGCCGGTGGATGCGGCCGTTGCTGGTGCGGCGATGCTGGGAGAGGCGTCGGTTTCCACCCCTGATCCAGGAAGCGCGCAATGA